In Microbacterium terrisoli, the genomic stretch AGGCGCCGAGCAGCTCGGGCACCGTGGTGGTCAGACCCTGGCCGTACGACGTGTCGTAGCGCATCTGGTTGTCCCACTGCTGGTACGGGTGCACGATGCCCTGCGTCTGCCCGGGGAACGTGATCGCGCTGCCGGACCCGATGCCGAACTTCTTGAGGTAGTCGTACCGGGTCTTCAGGCTCACCCGCTGGCTGAACGTCGAGGCGCCGACGTTGGACGAGTCCATCAGCACGCCCGCAAGGGTGTAGTCGTAGGTGGGATGCCGGGTGGCATCGCTGACGACGGCGCCATTGGGGAAGTGCTTGCGGTCGGGCACGATCTCCGTCGAGGTGGGAGTGGCCGCGCCGGAATCCAGCAGCGTCGAGGCCGTGATGCCCTTGAAGGTTGAGCCCGGCTCGAACTGCCAGTTGAAGATGCGGCTGGACAGGTAGCTGCCCTTCGCGTCGAAATTGTTGGGATCGACGGTCGGATACTCCGCGGCCGCCTTCAGCTTTCCCGTCTTCACGTCCAGGACGGTGATGGTCGCGAACGTGGCGTGCATGTCCTGCTTGGCCTGCTGCGCGAGCTGGGTCATGTACCACTGCAGGTCGGTGTCGATCGTGAGTGTGAGAGTGCCGCCGTCCGTGGCCGGCTGCTCGCTCTCGGTGCCCGGGATGATCACGCCGTCCTTGCCCTTCTGAAAGGTCAAGGTGCCGCTCTTGGCGGCCAGACACCGGTTGTACTCGCTCTCCAGCCCGGCGAGCGGCTTGCCGTCCCCCCGCACGAAGCCGACGAGGTTTCCGGCCACCGCGCCGTTCGGATAGGCGCGGGCGGGGTCGGCGGTGCAGGTGATGTAGTCGACGCCGAGGTCCATGAGCGCGCGGTACTGCTCGGTGGACAAGCCCTTCTTCAGCTGCGCGTACTGCGCGTGCGGGTTGTTCACCAGCGCATCCGACACCGTCGCGCGCACCTGGTCGACCGACTGACCGGTGATCTTGGCGATCTGCGTGGACACGTGCGACCACGCGGTGACCAGCTTCGTGCCGTCGGCGGCGGTGCGGGAGATGTCGCGCACGTTCGACGGGTCGTACTGGCACGTGTAGGTGAGGATGCTGGAGGCCAGCGGCCGACCGGATGCATCGACGATGGCGCCGCGCGTGCCGGCGATGGTCTGGGTGACCCCGAGGCCGTGCTCGACGGCGGCGTCGACGTTCTCGCGCGCGTTGACCACCTGGATGTCGACCAAGCGGATCACGAACGCGCAGAGCACGATGAGCACAACGGCAAGGGCCACCACGGTGCGGCGCCGTGGCGAACGGGTGCTGCTGCTGGGCGTCATGGTCTCAGTGTGTGCGCACGGTGGGCAAGCCGTCGGTCACGGGCACGGGTGTCACGTTCTTGCTCGCCGTTCCCCGCCCGCTCCCCTCGATCGTGGCCTGCGGATCGGTCACCAGCGGAGTATCGGCGATGAGGTGGTTGGCCACGGCTCCGCGCCCGAGCGGGTCGACCGACGAACGATAGGACGCCTTCTTGCCCGCCCCGACGATCTTGCCGTCGCTCAGACGCAGATAGCTCGGCGACTCGTTGACGACCATGCCGAGGGCCGCGGCGTTGGCGGCGATGTACTGCGGC encodes the following:
- a CDS encoding peptidoglycan D,D-transpeptidase FtsI family protein; its protein translation is MTPSSSTRSPRRRTVVALAVVLIVLCAFVIRLVDIQVVNARENVDAAVEHGLGVTQTIAGTRGAIVDASGRPLASSILTYTCQYDPSNVRDISRTAADGTKLVTAWSHVSTQIAKITGQSVDQVRATVSDALVNNPHAQYAQLKKGLSTEQYRALMDLGVDYITCTADPARAYPNGAVAGNLVGFVRGDGKPLAGLESEYNRCLAAKSGTLTFQKGKDGVIIPGTESEQPATDGGTLTLTIDTDLQWYMTQLAQQAKQDMHATFATITVLDVKTGKLKAAAEYPTVDPNNFDAKGSYLSSRIFNWQFEPGSTFKGITASTLLDSGAATPTSTEIVPDRKHFPNGAVVSDATRHPTYDYTLAGVLMDSSNVGASTFSQRVSLKTRYDYLKKFGIGSGSAITFPGQTQGIVHPYQQWDNQMRYDTSYGQGLTTTVPELLGAYDAIIDGGVKKPLQLVESCTKPDGTVVKPTLPKATRVISSKTSAQMREILENVALQASYAKMIKIPGYRIGVKTGTGQIAANGHYKAGVYYTTMIGFAPANDPQYLVAVTLDEPTKVRSSSANAPYFQKAMTQVLKTYRVMPATSKPTILPKFG